The following proteins are co-located in the Microbacterium sp. Clip185 genome:
- a CDS encoding putative acetyltransferase, with protein sequence MVTLPEPGARVVVRYLLPTGQATDALGELLSADEETVVVDGKRGVERIRRVDIVAAKPVPPAPAPRIRRPARDA encoded by the coding sequence ATGGTGACACTCCCCGAGCCCGGCGCGCGTGTCGTCGTGCGCTATCTACTCCCGACCGGACAGGCGACGGATGCGCTCGGAGAGCTCCTCAGCGCCGACGAGGAGACGGTCGTCGTCGACGGAAAACGCGGCGTTGAGCGCATCCGCCGCGTCGACATCGTCGCCGCGAAGCCTGTTCCGCCGGCACCTGCCCCCCGCATCCGGCGCCCCGCTCGCGACGCATGA